The region GGATTGTACTACATCAAAGAAACTGGATACTGGCAAGGCAATCTCATCTATATTTTCCACTTCCTGACTTGGATAAAGGATAATTTGACTATCCTTGTAATCAAAATTCCATGCAGACAAATCTTGATCAGAAAAGCTTTTAACAAGCTGATCAATCTTTTCTTGCTCTAATTTTTTATCTTTTAAGAAAGAGGTAAGTTCTTTTAGCAATATCTCCTTTGCCTTACTAGAATCTGAAAATAATTGATCCAGGGTAAATAATTTACCATCCTCAGTCAAATATACTTTTCCAAAGGAAGTTTTCTCTGTCTCCTCTACCTTAGAATTAGACAAATCATAGATTTGCTTGCTTATACTGTGTGTGATAATTCCCTTTAAAACTGAATCTAGTTTCTCTGTATAATAAAAAACAAGGTTATCTTTATCTTCTAATTTATCTTTAATATCCTGATTAATCTTATCTTTTATTGAAGGAATAAGCTCATTTCCTTTGAGGGGATAATAAACAATAATCTCAGCCTGGCCTTTTTTAAAGCTTTCCTTCTGACTTCCTTCATTGAAAAGTTGATCTTTTTCATTTTTAATGGTTTGGATAGTTTCTTCAAAGGTATATTTTTGGAAAATCTTATAGCCGATTGCACCGCCTAGGAGAATCATCGCCAATCCCAAAATTCCTACAAAAACGAGTAAAATACTTCTCTTTTTAGCGTGACTACTACGGTTTGTTCTATTTTTCTTCATATTTACATGATATCAAAACCAAGCATTAATTTCAATGATAAACAAGCAATCTCATGACTTTTGAGCAAAGAAAAAAGCTTAGAATAAACTAAGCTTTTTAGAAACGAATCGTCTCACGTGTTTTCTCATAAGAAGATACAAAACGATTTGTAACACCAGGCTCTGCAACTTCCAAAGCTTGCGAAATCTTATCAAATGAAGCATGATAATCAAATTCTTTTTCAAAAATTTCTAATGATTCATTAAAGGCTTCTTGAATTCGTTCATCAAATGAGCGGTAACGGTTCGAATACTGTAGCAATTGTTCTGTCAATGTTGCATATTGAACAATATTATATGTTTCTTCTTCAAGTGCTTCCATGTCATTCGTTGTAATTTCAAGAATTCGATTCACTGATTCAACATCAACTAGTTCTTGCTCTAACTCTGACATTAATTCTTCTGTGTTATGACTCGCAGTGAAGAAGATTTTCAAGAAACTTTGTGGAATCCCTGGTAAATTTCTCTTTTCCATATAACGTTTGATCGTATGCAAGCGATTCACATAAACATTTGCTTTTTGACGAGCATTAATGTCATCTTTCTCAACCTGCGCAAGACGTTGGCTAACAGAAATCTGCTCATCTTCAATCTCTTTAAGTTGGCTTTGGAGAGCTTCTAATTGCTCCTCCAAAACAGAATATGCTTGAGTTGGTTCTGACTGATCTTCAATAACATCCATAACCGCAGTCTCAAGAGCAGATAAATCAGCTTGAATACGACGAACATGACTCGCATCTGTTTCCGGCAGAAGATAAGTTTGACTCAAACGTTCAAGATCCTGAACAAGGACTTTATTATTTTCCTTTACATGATTGAGATAGGTTGGAAGTGTTGAAAGAAGACTTTCAACAACTTTCTGAGCCGCAATTTCACGAGTAAAAATATCATAAAGTGAATTAATTTCTTCTTGAATTTGAGTATTTTCATACTCTGCATTATCCAATTCCAATTGACGAATATTTTCTTGATTCTTTTTCAAGGATTCATACAAGAGTTGGAAACGTGACTCGATATCTGTTTCTGTGAAATGGTAATTAGCATCTAATAATTTACGGTAACCTTCTTCCAAATCCACTAACTGATCAGGTAAAGTACTTGTTAGAGTTGTTACAAGACCTGGAACACGGTCAACAATATGTGTTAAAGCAAGAATATGATTTTCAGTAGCATCCAGAATAGCTGCTGCTTCAACTGGGTCTCCCGAAGAATTCAAGGTAACAAATTGAGAGAATTCAGATTGAATGTTTTCCAATTGCTTCTCAATTTCTGGAAGAGCTTGTCCATATTTCTCTGAATCTTCTTCGACAGTATTTTGAAGCGATTCAAACAAATCTAAAGCATGTAAAACACGTCCACTGTTTTTAGACTCTTGTTTTTCAAGTTCAGATAAGGCATTACGAATTGATGTAATATCTTCTTCAATCAAATCAATTTGACTTTCAATTTGATCAATCTTATGTGTTGCTTTAAAGAAACGGAAAGAATTATTATAACTTTCTGCCTCGAAGATGTTATTTTCAATATCAGCGAACGAATTCAAAGATAAGTCTACCCATTTTTGATTCCATTCACGAAAGGCCACTTGGCTTTGACCAATCAAATGCATATTTTTTACTGCTTCGACCTCATCATTAACAGGAAGATTATAGAGCTGTTCTTTTCTTTCTTCAAGACCTGTTAATCTAGTCACGTTTCGCTTGCGTAGAAAAATAGCTGCTACATAAGCCAGAATCAAAATGACTGCAATCGCAACCATTAGATAAATTAGTTGTCCATTAGACATATTAAACTCCTTTTATACTAGAAACAATCGTAATGATTATATCATATTTTTTAAACCATGGGAACCATTTCCCATTTCCCATTTTTTAGACGTCAAGTGTACTATAGACAGCATTTTCTTCAATAAATTCACGACGAGGCTCTACTCGATCCCCCATCAACATATCAAAGATTTTATCTGCTTCTGCAGCATCATCCACAGAAACTCTAGCCATTAAGCGATGTTCGGGATCCATGGTTGTTTCCCACAACTGGTGATCATCCATCTCACCCAAACCTTTATAACGCTGAATGGTTGGTTTGGCACGTCCTTCACTATGGCGAGCCAAGGCTTCTTGGAGTTTAATTTCTTGATCTGCCCCTGGCTGGATATATTCTTTAATCTCACTTCCAACCTTGACACCATAGATTGGTGGTTGAGCGATATAAACATAGCCAGCTTCTAGGATTGGTTTCATATAACGATAAATCAAGGTCAAAAGAAGGGTACGAATGTGGGCTCCATCGACATCGGCATCAGTCATCAAAACAAGTTTTTGGTAACGAGCTTTTGAAACATCAAATTCTGCACCAAATCCTGTTCCCATCGCTGTGAAAAGACTACGAATTTCTTCGTTAGCTAGAATCTTATCCATACTTGCCTTTTCAACGTTCAAAATCTTACCGCGAATTGGAAGGATAGCTTGAAATTCACGGTTACGACCAGATTTAGCT is a window of Streptococcus mitis DNA encoding:
- the pgdA gene encoding peptidoglycan-N-acetylglucosamine deacetylase PgdA; translation: MKKNRTNRSSHAKKRSILLVFVGILGLAMILLGGAIGYKIFQKYTFEETIQTIKNEKDQLFNEGSQKESFKKGQAEIIVYYPLKGNELIPSIKDKINQDIKDKLEDKDNLVFYYTEKLDSVLKGIITHSISKQIYDLSNSKVEETEKTSFGKVYLTEDGKLFTLDQLFSDSSKAKEILLKELTSFLKDKKLEQEKIDQLVKSFSDQDLSAWNFDYKDSQIILYPSQEVENIDEIALPVSSFFDVVQSSYLLDKDAELYKAYYEKKNQKVVALTFDDGPNPATTNQALDTLSKYGIKATFFVLGKNVSGNEEILKRMKADGHVIGNHSWSHPVLSKLSLDEAKKQITDTEDALTKVLGSSSKLMRPPYGAITDDIRNSLDLSFIMWDVDSLDWKSKNEASILTEIQRQVRNGSIILMHDIHAETVNALPKIIDYLKEQGYHFVTVPEMLNSRLKAHELFYDRDQ
- the ezrA gene encoding septation ring formation regulator EzrA, coding for MSNGQLIYLMVAIAVILILAYVAAIFLRKRNVTRLTGLEERKEQLYNLPVNDEVEAVKNMHLIGQSQVAFREWNQKWVDLSLNSFADIENNIFEAESYNNSFRFFKATHKIDQIESQIDLIEEDITSIRNALSELEKQESKNSGRVLHALDLFESLQNTVEEDSEKYGQALPEIEKQLENIQSEFSQFVTLNSSGDPVEAAAILDATENHILALTHIVDRVPGLVTTLTSTLPDQLVDLEEGYRKLLDANYHFTETDIESRFQLLYESLKKNQENIRQLELDNAEYENTQIQEEINSLYDIFTREIAAQKVVESLLSTLPTYLNHVKENNKVLVQDLERLSQTYLLPETDASHVRRIQADLSALETAVMDVIEDQSEPTQAYSVLEEQLEALQSQLKEIEDEQISVSQRLAQVEKDDINARQKANVYVNRLHTIKRYMEKRNLPGIPQSFLKIFFTASHNTEELMSELEQELVDVESVNRILEITTNDMEALEEETYNIVQYATLTEQLLQYSNRYRSFDERIQEAFNESLEIFEKEFDYHASFDKISQALEVAEPGVTNRFVSSYEKTRETIRF